One region of bacterium genomic DNA includes:
- a CDS encoding TrpB-like pyridoxal phosphate-dependent enzyme yields MKQIKIFLNEDEMPRQWYNIAADFPHAMPPPVTPDGKPITPVMLAPVFPMNLIEQEVSTKRWIDIPDEVLQILWQWRPSPLCRAYRLEQALKTPAKIYYKNEGVSAPGSHKPNSAVPQAYYNKVFGIKRITTETGAGQWGCSIAMACQMFGLECKVYMVKISFEQKPLRKIMMQTWGAQCVASPSQETNAGRTILQNDPNCPGSLAIAISEAIEDCVTHKDTRYALGSVLNHVLLHQTIIGLETKKQFEKVGLYPDVVIGCAGGGSNFAGMAFPFLADKIAGTRNPKVIAVEPSACPKMTKGKFAYDSGDVAMMTPLLPMYSLGHSFVPAPIHAGGLRYHGMAPLVSHALREGLIEAQAIPQLECYRAAMAFTQAEGFIPAPETSHAIAMAIREANLAKEEGKEKVIVLNWSGHGIMDLSGYQAFFDGKLTDYVLPDDEIAKAQACLKDLPKPPPLK; encoded by the coding sequence ATGAAGCAGATCAAAATATTTCTGAATGAAGATGAAATGCCGCGCCAGTGGTACAATATCGCCGCCGACTTCCCACATGCCATGCCCCCCCCGGTCACACCGGACGGCAAACCGATCACCCCGGTGATGCTTGCCCCCGTCTTCCCCATGAACCTGATTGAGCAGGAGGTCAGCACAAAACGCTGGATCGATATTCCCGATGAAGTCCTTCAAATCCTGTGGCAGTGGCGCCCCAGCCCGCTTTGCCGTGCTTATCGGCTTGAGCAGGCCCTCAAAACCCCGGCTAAGATTTATTACAAGAACGAAGGCGTATCGGCCCCCGGCAGCCACAAGCCCAATTCCGCCGTGCCTCAGGCCTATTACAACAAAGTCTTCGGCATCAAGCGCATCACCACGGAGACCGGCGCCGGCCAGTGGGGTTGCTCGATCGCCATGGCCTGCCAGATGTTCGGCCTGGAATGCAAAGTCTACATGGTGAAAATCAGTTTCGAACAGAAACCTTTGCGTAAAATCATGATGCAGACCTGGGGTGCCCAATGCGTGGCCAGCCCGAGCCAGGAGACCAATGCCGGCCGCACCATCCTGCAGAATGACCCTAACTGCCCCGGCAGTCTGGCCATTGCCATCAGTGAAGCGATCGAGGACTGTGTCACCCACAAGGATACCCGTTACGCCCTTGGGAGTGTGTTGAACCATGTGTTGCTGCACCAGACCATCATTGGACTGGAAACCAAAAAACAATTCGAGAAAGTTGGACTTTATCCGGACGTGGTTATCGGCTGCGCCGGTGGCGGCTCCAATTTCGCGGGAATGGCCTTCCCCTTCCTGGCCGACAAAATTGCAGGCACCCGGAATCCCAAAGTTATTGCCGTCGAACCGTCAGCTTGTCCCAAAATGACCAAGGGCAAGTTCGCCTATGATTCCGGGGATGTCGCCATGATGACGCCTCTGTTACCCATGTATAGCCTTGGCCACTCCTTTGTGCCGGCCCCGATCCATGCGGGCGGACTTCGTTATCACGGCATGGCCCCGCTGGTCAGTCACGCCCTGCGCGAAGGCCTGATCGAAGCCCAGGCCATTCCCCAGCTGGAATGCTACCGGGCCGCCATGGCCTTCACCCAGGCGGAAGGCTTTATCCCCGCCCCCGAAACGTCACACGCTATAGCCATGGCCATCCGCGAAGCGAACCTGGCCAAGGAAGAGGGCAAGGAAAAGGTTATCGTCCTGAACTGGTCCGGCCACGGCATCATGGATTTGAGCGGCTATCAGGCCTTCTTTGACGGCAAACTGACGGATTACGTTCTGCCGGATGACGAAATCGCCAAGGCCCAGGCCTGCTTGAAAGATCTACCGAAGCCCCCGCCGCTGAAGTAA